In Ailuropoda melanoleuca isolate Jingjing chromosome X, ASM200744v2, whole genome shotgun sequence, a single genomic region encodes these proteins:
- the FUNDC1 gene encoding FUN14 domain-containing protein 1, whose product MATRNPPPQEYESDDESYEVLDLTEYARRHHWWNRVFGHSSGPMVEKYSVATQIVMGGVTGWCAGFLFQKVGKLAATAVGGGFLLLQIASHSGYVQIDWKRVEKDVNKAKRQIKKRANKAAPEINNIIEEATEFIKQNIVISSGFVGGFLLGLAS is encoded by the exons ATGGCGACCCGGAACCCCCCTCCCCAAG AGTATGAAAGCGATGACGAGTCTTACGAAGTGTTGGATTTAACTGAGTATGCAAGAAGACACCATTGGTGGAATCGAGTGTTTGGCCACAGTTCCGGACCTATGGTTGAAAAATACTCGGTAGCCACCCAGATTGTAATGGGTGGAGTGACTGGCTG gTGTGCGGGATTTTTGTTCCAGAAAGTTGGAAAGCTGGCAGCAACTGCAGTAGGTGGtggctttcttctccttcag ATTGCCAGTCACAGTGGCTATGTGCAGATTGACTGGAAGAGAGTtgaaaaagatgtaaataaagcaaaaagacaGATTAAGAAACGAGCAAATAAGGCAGCACCTGAAATCAACAATATAATTGAAGAA GCAACAGAATTTATCAAACAGAACATTGTGATATCCAGTGGATTTGTGGGAGGCTTTTTGCTAGGCCTTGCATCTTAA